The following proteins are encoded in a genomic region of Capsicum annuum cultivar UCD-10X-F1 unplaced genomic scaffold, UCD10Xv1.1 ctg406, whole genome shotgun sequence:
- the LOC107853661 gene encoding putative late blight resistance protein homolog R1B-17 has protein sequence MPGLGKSTLAHGVYNDKSVVGHFDVRAWCTVDQERNEEKLLQKIFNEVSGLKERVSTVDIDDDVANKLRRQLFGKRYLIFLDDLWDTATWDELTRPLYTISSEFQKGSRVILTSRKKEVVLYGKCHSDPLYLRLLRPEESWELLEKKVFGEEHCADELKDVGEKIAQKCEGLPLDEEEVMKVIQLSYDHLSDQLKLCFLYLESYPKDEVIWISSLKDLWSDEGLVEPIDLKSVEEVTEVYVDELISSSLVIVEDGSEQSCQIHDLVHDFCSIKARKEKLFDLTSSFVLSSSSSSDLMLRRRTIIYDEDIHSDNISLLFNPEKNPCAKHLLSCDLSLLPSKVLPHICHLRHLRLLIRLDVQSIMLPDTLLNEIGMLVHLRCLNISMKAKALPPSFSKLCNLETLKVFNYGSNLVLSPSIWSLSKLRHVDTEGTCSVYDSDIDKPTKLENLTTLKFLKLSCLVDSGDIFKRFPNLRTLDFHNDCSAAEQIYFPRLDVLNTLEKVSAKLWCSGSRTHVLQFDFHFPSSLKEVILEGFDLTSDEL, from the exons ATGCCAGGGCTTGGAAAATCTACTTTGGCTCACGGAGTGTATAATGATAAGTCTGTTGTTGGTCATTTCGACGTTCGTGCTTGGTGCACAGTCGACCAGGAACGTAATGAGGAAAAGTTGTTGCAGAAAATCTTCAATGAAGTTAGTGGTTTGAAAGAAAGAGTCAGTACGGTTGACATAGACGATGACGTTGCTAATAAGCTACGGAGACAACTGTTTGGAAAGAGGTACCTTATTTTCTTGGATGACTTGTGGGATACTGCAACATGGGATGAGTTAACAAGGCCATTATATACCATCTCATCTGAATTTCAGAAAGGAAGCAGAGTTATTTTAACAAGTCGAAAAAAGGAAGTGGTTTTGTATGGAAAATGCCACAGTGATCCTCTTTATCTTCGATTGCTAAGACCAGAAGAAAGTTGGGAGTTGTTAGAGAAAAAGGTATTTGGAGAAGAACATTGCGCTGATGAACTAAAGGATGTTGGAgaaaaaatagcccaaaagtgtgAAGGGCTTCCTTTG GATGAAGAGGAAGTGATGAAGGTTATACAATTAAGTTATGACCATTTGTCAGATCAACTAAAGCTGTGCTTTCTGTACCTTGAAAGTTATCCAAAGGACGAAGTTATTTGGATCTCTTCGTTGAAAGATTTATGGAGTGATGAAGGACTTGTGGAACCAATTGATTTGAAGAGTGTGGAAGAAGTAACGGAGGTTTATGTGGATGAGTTAATTTCTAGTAGCTTGGTAATAGTGGAAGATGGTAGCGAACAGAGTTGCCAAATTCATGATCTTGTGCATGATTTTTGTTCGATAAAAGCTAGAAAGGAAAAATTGTTTGATTTGACGAGCTCATTTGTTCTGTCTTCATCCTCTTCTTCAGATCTGATGCTGCGTCGACGGACCATTATTTATGATGAGGACATTCATTCAGATAATATTTCTTTGTTGTTCAATCCAGAAAAGAATCCTTGTGCTAAACACCTCCTCTCTTGTGACCTGAGCCTTCTTCCCTCCAAAGTTCTTCCCCACATCTGTCACCTAAGACACCTGAGGCTTCTTATAAGGTTGGATGTGCAGAGTATAATGTTGCCAGATACTTTGCTGAATGAAATAGGCATGCTTGTTCATTTGAGGTGCTTAAATATTTCGATGAAGGCAAAAGCTCTCCCTCCATCATTTTCAAAGCTGTGCAATCTAGAAACTCTGAAGGTGTTTAACTATGGATCGAACCTGGTATTATCACCTAGTATCTGGAGTCTTTCAAAGCTACGACATGTGGACACCGAAGGTACTTGTTCTGTCTATGATTCAGATATTGACAAACCAACAAAGTTAGAGAATCTGACTACATTAAAGTTTCTGAAGCTTTCCTGTTTGGTAGACTCGGGGGATATTTTCAAAAGATTTCCCAATCTTCGAACCCTTGATTTCCACAATGATTGTTCAGCAGCAGAGCAGATATATTTTCCAAGATTGGATGTCCTTAATACACTTGAAAAAGTTAGTGCGAAATTATGGTGCAGTGGGAGTCGAACACATGTACTTCAGTTTGATTTTCACTTCCCTTCGAGCCTGAAAGAAGTTATATTGGAAGGGTTCGATCTGACATCAGATGAACTGT